A single window of Anomaloglossus baeobatrachus isolate aAnoBae1 chromosome 5, aAnoBae1.hap1, whole genome shotgun sequence DNA harbors:
- the LOC142310677 gene encoding uncharacterized protein LOC142310677 codes for MSSNKQEFIREVIEMYQSLPCLWKIKSVDYSNRYKKKQAYEQLIELFQRHNPMETITTEIVRKKIQGLRTVYKKELNKVEKASKSGAGTEELYVPKLWYYDLLAFIRDQEVPRTITSLSLGPGTQPEVRSDTTVGDDRCEAGPIVTGGDDEIAGTSEETAEAPLPRRISSTRKRQPNNSSSTDLMDMAKKILDQHSRPSICGFAQLTDERLRKLDDKQRVHVERVMLEALNKAAEGKLTDSSKVCDVEHRQQSSWDQVPWMRMEPPPHLQHDPPAQYPMFPPTNQFFSPQRQHLNDSNKQYQNL; via the exons atgtcttccaacAAACAAGAATTCATAAGGGAGGTGATTGAGATGTATCaatccctgccttgtttgtggaaGATAAAGTCTGTCGATTACAGCAATCGATACAAGAAAAAGCAGGCCTATGAGCAGCTTATTGAATTGTTCCAGAGGCATAACCCAATGGAGACCATTACGACAGAGATTGTGCGAAAGAAAATCCAGGGTCTTCGCACCgtttataaaaaggaactaaataaggtggaaaaggccagcaaatctggtgccggaacggaggaactttacgttccaaagctttggtactacgatttgctggccttcaTAAGAGACCAAGAGGTACCACGGACAATAACATCGCTGTCCTTGGGTCCGGGAACACAGCCTGAGGTCCGGTCTGACACCacagttggagat gatcgttgtgaagctgggccaatagtgacaggtggtgatgatgaaattgccgggacttccgaggagaccgcagaagctccattaccgcggcggatctcctcgacccgtaagaggcagccgaacaactcatcttcaacagaccttatggatatggcgaagaaaatcctggatcagcacagcagaccatccatttgcggatttgcccagcttacggatgaaagactccgtaagctggatgacaaacaaagagttcatgtcgaaagggtcatgctggaggccctcaacaaggcggcagaggggaaactgacagactcctcaaAAGTGTGTGACGTAGAACATCGACAACAGTCTTCATGGGATCAAGTGCcatggatgaggatggagcctccaccacacctccagcatgacccccccgcacagtatcccatgttccccccaacgaaccaatttttcagcccacagaggcaacatttaaatgactcgaataagcaataccaaaatttatag